In a single window of the Antedon mediterranea chromosome 1, ecAntMedi1.1, whole genome shotgun sequence genome:
- the LOC140040705 gene encoding uncharacterized protein: MVFYSDSRVVLGYISNQTRRFYVYVSNRIERILRTTQPAQWRYIESGKNPADLATRGISASDPTLSEWMIGPAFLRNQYLHLNSAEEYPVQEEDPEVRPVVHTYAMVAKHKVTTIGSERFQRFSDWFRLFHITRSFSHRHTKPDGCKGWDICASSTTLDDSSRIVIGATQRAVFADELEFRESANSLPKSSALIKLDPFIDGNGLLRVGGRLKNAGMAELDTHPIIIPGSHHVSDLIIQYYHAQVQHQGKHFTLGAIRSAGYWMVAEKRRVDSIISKCIQCRKRRGKELGQRMADLPAERLSMAPPFTYVGLDVFGPWIVSSRKTRGSMARAKRWAVLFTCMSCRAIHIEITESMDTSSFINALRRFLAI; the protein is encoded by the coding sequence ATGGTTTTTTACTCGGACAGCCGTGTGGTACTTGGATATATTTCAAATCAAACAAGAAGATTTTATGTATATGTTAGCAACAGAATAGAACGTATTCTCAGAACCACACAACCAGCCCAATGGCGATACATCGAATCCGGGAAAAATCCAGCCGATCTTGCTACGAGAGGCATTTCTGCCTCAGATCCGACGTTGTCGGAATGGATGATTGGTCCTGCGTTTCTCCGTAACCAGTATCTTCACTTGAATTCAGCCGAAGAATATCCAGTCCAAGAAGAAGATCCCGAAGTTCGGCCAGTGGTTCACACGTACGCTATGGTGGCCAAACATAAAGTCACCACCATTGGATCGGAGCGATTTCAAAGGTTCTCTGATTGGTTCAGACTTTTTCATATAACACGTTCATTTTCCCACAGACATACCAAACCAGATGGGTGCAAAGGTTGGGACATATGTGCATCATCTACGACACTGGATGACTCAAGTCGAATTGTTATAGGCGCCACCCAACGCGCTGTCTTTGCAGATGAGCTGGAGTTTCGGGAGAGTGCTAATTCGCTTCCTAAGTCAAGTGCGCTCATCAAGTTGGACCCTTTCATAGACGGAAATGGACTTCTCCGAGTTGGCGGTCGTCTTAAGAACGCTGGGATGGCAGAGCTGGACACACACCCGATAATTATACCAGGGTCACATCACGTGTCCGACTTAATCATTCAATATTACCATGCACAAGTCCAACATCAGGGAAAGCATTTTACGCTAGGAGCTATTAGAAGTGCTGGATACTGGATGGTGGCGGAGAAACGAAGGGTCGACAGTATCATTAGCAAGTGTATCCAGTGCCGGAAGCGTAGAGGCAAGGAACTGGGTCAAAGGATGGCGGACTTGCCAGCTGAGCGCTTGTCCATGGCCCCTCCTTTTACGTACGTTGGCCTAGATGTATTTGGACCATGGATAGTGTCATCACGTAAAACGAGAGGAAGTATGGCGAGAGCAAAACGTTGGGCTGTACTGTTTACGTGTATGTCTTGCCGCGCCATTCATATTGAGATTACAGAGTCTATGGACACGTCAAGCTTCATCAACGCCTTGCGGAGATTCCTTGCCATTTGA
- the LOC140040718 gene encoding hyalin-like, which translates to MYLYNPEAPDIIDCPIDIIVNTTTGEAFAINVTWMEPTATDNSGETPVPVADYTSGENMFAIGNTTVQYNVSDSAGNFNDSCSFGITVEDNESPIIACPTNVTSNNYIGEGYGLLNVSTDIGSPNATVTWDPPVTSDNSGGLVTVMSSPFESGDMIPYGTHTITFTATDPYGNSDTCVFDIEVEDNEDPVLVCPLNIITTTAEGSDQVANVNWTDPIVIDNSNEDITPTSKYNPGLNEFDIGRTDVIYDAVDSSGNAGTCTFTVTVTDPEAPDIIDCPMDIIVNTTTGEAFVINVTWMKPTATENSGETPVPVADYTSGDNMFAIGNTTVQYNVSDSAGNFNDSCSFGITVEDNESPMIDCPTNVTSNNYIGEGYGSVDVSTDIGSQNATVTWDPPVTSDNNGGPVTVMSSSFESGDMIPIGTHTITFTATDPYGNIDTCDFGLNVEDNQDPGLFCPPAIATTTDGSDKSVNVIWTDPIVIDNSGEDITPTSKYNPGNNEFVIGSTDVIYDAVDSSGNSATCTFTITVTGGNSMNQVQGYLIAVIIVLVIIIMVMSPTFFFYCRSHYKNNNTIVNRVDGNILDMNMTVTNDMYTPTTNQPANVVYEASLSTIGTGNFAAEPTLAVLPESVNSEYQDHTYLSIESCKPLQ; encoded by the exons ATGTACCTTTACA ATCCAGAAGCTCCAGATATTATAGATTGTCCAATTGATATAATTGTTAACACAACAACTGGTGAGGCATTTGCCATCAATGTTACATGGATGGAACCGACAGCTACTGATAACTCTGGAGAGACTCCTGTACCAGTAGCAGACTACACTTCTGgtgaaaatatgtttgcaatTGGCAACACAACAGTTCAGTACAATGTATCAGATTCAGCTGGTAACTTTAATGATAGCTGCAGTTTTGGTATCACTGTTGAAG ATAATGAAAGTCCAATAATTGCCTGCCCAACAAATGTCACTTCAAACAATTACATCGGAGAAGGGTATGGACTATTAAATGTCAGCACAGATATAGGAAGTCCAAATGCCACTGTCACCTGGGATCCTCCGGTGACAAGTGACAATAGTGGTGGACTTGTGACTGTAATGTCATCACCTTTCGAGTCTGGTGACATGATACCATATGGTACTCACACAATCACTTTTACAGCAACTGATCCTTATGGCAATAGCGACACCTGTGTATTTGATATCGAAGTTGAAG ataatgaGGATCCAGTCTTGGTTTGTCCACTAAATATTATAACTACTACAGCAGAGGGTTCAGATCAAGTAGCCAATGTCAACTGGACTGATCCAATAGTAATTGACAATTCTAATGAAGATATAACACCAACGTCCAAGTACAATCCTGGACTTAATGAATTTGATATTGGTAGAACTGATGTTATATATGATGCAGTTGATAGTTCAGGCAATGCAGGAACATGTACATTTACAGTTACTGTTACTG ATCCAGAAGCTCCAGATATTATAGATTGTCCaatggatataattgttaaTACAACAACTGGTGAGGCATTTGTCATCAATGTTACATGGATGAAACCGACAGCTACTGAAAACTCTGGAGAGACTCCTGTACCAGTAGCAGACTACACTTCTGGTGATAATATGTTTGCAATTGGCAACACAACAGTTCAGTACAATGTCTCAGATTCAGCTGGTAACTTTAATGATAGCTGCAGTTTTGGTATCACTGTTGAAG ataatgAAAGTCCAATGATTGACTGCCCGACAAATGTCACTTCAAACAATTACATCGGAGAAGGTTATGGATCAGTAGATGTCAGCACAGATATAGGAAGTCAAAATGCCACTGTTACCTGGGATCCTCCAGTGACAAGTGACAATAATGGTGGACCTGTGACTGTAATGTCATCATCTTTCGAGTCTGGTGACATGATACCAATTGGTACTCACACAATCACTTTTACAGCAACTGATCCTTATGGCAATATTGACACCTGTGACTTTGGCCTCAATGTTGAAG ATAATCAGGATCCAGGTTTGTTTTGTCCACCTGCTATTGCAACTACAACAGATGGCTCAGATAAATCAGTGAATGTCATCTGGACTGATCCAATAGTAATTGACAATTCTGGTGAAGATATAACACCAACGTCCAAGTACAATCCTGGGAATAATGAATTTGTTATTGGAAGCACTGATGTCATATATGATGCGGTTGATAGTTCAGGAAACTCAGCAACATGTACATTTACAATTACTGTTACTGGTG gCAATAGCATGAACCAAGTACAGGGTTATCTGATTGCAGTAATAATCGTtcttgttataataattatggtgatGTCTCCaacttttttcttttattgcag GTCCCACTACAAGAATAACAATACTATTGTCAATAGAGTGGATGGTAATATCTTAGACATGAACATGACTGTGACTAACGACATGTACACGCCAACAACAAATCAACCGGCAAACGTAGTATATGAGGCGAGCCTATCAACAATTGGCACTGGCAATTTTGCAGCTGAGCCAACTCTGGCAGTATTACCAGAAAGTGTTAATTCTGAATATCAGGATCATACATATTTATCAATAGAATCATGTAAACCCTTACAATGA